A window of Patagioenas fasciata isolate bPatFas1 chromosome 5, bPatFas1.hap1, whole genome shotgun sequence contains these coding sequences:
- the YLPM1 gene encoding YLP motif-containing protein 1 isoform X5 — translation MYPAWGLYGAAGHYPPPPTSIPPPPLPIPPPSVPPPAVPPMPLPSYPPLGPAPAAPPPTGTSGFLSLQEQHLAQLQQLQQMHQKQLQSVLLGPPPPPGPPPPGLPPPPLPGSFTDWQQPPPSVPPPVRSYQKQFAHREPPPARKPPAAARDRDGQEPPGGHGNWGEPVPSEPVPMDMELSSPPQSPQPAAQAYLPPSQAYLPPPQAEPYLPPAQSPPLQPYLPRAQASQPPPSFSEPPPSYLEPPPATSSQPYLPPPAQGYMAHPEPYLLSSQASPSQPAQPSLAPSIPPPAKPPQAHFPPPQPSLALPAAAQPEPVQGAAKEADGSEQPDPSTMTPQEQQQYWYQQHLLSLQQRAKAHAQGQQQMKGPVVKDASEQREKSEEGVMSASAQQSEPPALNESLPPASKDNESSLTSTETQLNIEPPDDPEEDLRLQQLQAAAAQWQQHPHHRVGFQYQRIMQKHAQLQQIVQQYQQIMQQPPHLETMSVDMQLRHYEAQQKQFQQLHKDWERSMNQQWQHQLQTYPHKDQLQEYEKQWKAWDEQMKVTQSHLQEKVSSLQNLKNQYPANVSLPPPFVPYSQTTQGGIPVMPPTLPSTTPPLVPPPLSSVSQLSNSSVPSGSSSQSSQSTETSRPALLPTPGTYASKISSSTVYSPYHSQVSSSFGSSDHGKSQVHLSKQTVSISSEQGCGDLKTTSSVSSTHAPAMQDKPVRSGGLLPDPPRSARFESPRGPRFDGPRGRGYDRFEGSRQRGPRFDSQRSEGYRSRFDRQNTDGQSSGRWGTIPRGPAGQFYTSANASHGHGSRQSGPRWRGPRPHLGQQQQQSQTDSESENKEPFTDVAADQQTVSRTQSTPDTQSTGPIGPNEDLTNTQQEPSKPEVKETVSDPPKKWTWSSHDPNQQVEESKAPTPPIQNQKSTSLSSNPVALQSDTARTADAVTPVTGDQEVESPDGQLIASDSTQDLPEPEGRGKGPFMHEDRGKGPGNRGRGQGRLDDGRGRGQGDGRGWGMGRGRGMRRMDGGRGMGRMDGGWGMGRMDDGHGRGMGRMDDGRGRGYVYRGRGQARQASIRGRGMFRRAGSRERMPDRRSGSRERMPDGRSGSRERGLGGRSDSHERMFSSRDRELAGRTGSRDRGQAGTQERGPVRRAGSREREPMRRAGSRERGPVRRAGSRERGPVRQAGSRERGPMRRSGSREREVGRSETCNIDKPINLGDHPNKLPPYHRDETFRGSWGHEDDRMQEEFPLDSQDDHSLEHERLDDWERERYWRDHNLDYQDDSVDAYDRDDRLQSHQSLPPLSPLPPLPPISSDHDRRDSWWDDWKRPRERELERDLDRTGRSSDIYDQDRDREWDRDWDMRPMDDREMGSRDLDIPSLPPLPPLPPLDRYHEDRWREDRNRDHYDRDLRDRGELRIREYPERYDTWREKQDYLPERTDWERERLSDRWYPDDGDRLRSLDDRPGSSLPPPSHSSDMLGTDSNLDSDQSLRGVMVLSQRQHEIILKAAQELKMLREQKEQLQKLKEFKPDISTQDTPRSQNTSTRPGAFQERWDEDSFHGLWDTNEDKGANMEYELCKQESMMPPPISSPVKVPDIHTSVPSAVPMSLPPVIPPVPKAPVIQQTVDYGHGRDITTSKVEQIPYGERVTLRPEPLPERQTFQKEHPSRYNRERDREPYFERPGNSNTDHRDFKRERELHRDRGSVDYERERYEKERHPRDDRVLPTTPSRTPSYRDKKDHLSSRRGGFERPPYERKTDRPAYDHGSSMFGENSSVQTLEFEGDRRNYPEERIPISAPTIPRQPPPAPRVERKPESKNVDDILKPPGRDSRPERIVIIMRGLPGSGKTHVAKLIRDKEVECGGPAPRVLSLDDYFITEVEKEERDPDTGKKVKKKVMEYEYEAEMEETYRTSMFKTFKKTLDDGFFPFIILDAINDRVRHFEQFWSAAKTKGFEVYLAEMSADNQTCSKRNIHGRKLKDISRMSDHWEAAPRHMMRLDIRSLLQDAAIEEVEMEDFDANIEDQKEEVKKDTAEEEESELGYIPKSKWEMDTSEAKLDKLDVQVLLLILLKFFPLSSCLCE, via the exons ATGTACCCGGCCTGGGGCTTGTACGGGGCGGCGGGGCACTACCCGCCGCCGCCCACCTCCATCCCGCCCCCGCCGCTGCCCATCCCGCCCCCCAGCGTGCCGCCTCCCGCCGTCCCGCCGATGCCGCTGCCCAGCTACCCGCCGCtgggccccgcgcccgccgccccgccgcccaccGGCACCTCGGGGTTCCTGAGCCTGCAAGAGCAGCACCTGGCGCAGCTGCAGCAACTCCAGCAGATGCACCAGAAGCAGCTGCAGTCCGTGCTGCTGggaccgccgccgccgccggggccgccccctccggggctgccgccgccgccgctgcccggcTCCTTCACCGACTGGCAACAGCCACCGCCGTCCGTGCCGCCGCCGGTGCGCAGCTACCAGAAGCAGTTCGCCCACCGCGAGCCGCCGCCAGCCCGCaagccgcccgccgccgcccgggaTCGCGATGGCCAGGAGCCGCCGGGCGGGCACGGCAACTGGGGCGAGCCGGTGCCCTCCGAGCCGGTGCCCATGGACATGGAGCTGTCCTCGCCGCCGCAGTCCCCGCAGCCCGCCGCCCAGGCCTACCTGCCCCCCTCCCAGGCCTACTTGCCGCCCCCCCAGGCGGAGCCCTACCTGCCCCCGGCCCAGTCCCCGCCGCTCCAGCCCTACCTGCCGCGGGCGCAGGCCTCCCAGCCGCCCCCCTCCTTCTCCGAGCCCCCACCCTCCTACCTGGAGCCCCCGCCGGCCACCTCCTCCCAGCCCTACCTGCCGCCTCCTGCCCAGGGCTACATGGCGCACCCCGAGCCCTACCTGCTCTCCTCCCAGGCCTCCCCTTCCCAGCCGGCTCAGCCCAGCCTGGCCCCCTCCATCCCGCCCCCTGCCAAGCCACCGCAGGcccatttccccccaccccagccgtCCCTGGCGCTGCCTGCCGCTGCCCAGCCCGAGCCTGTGCAGGGGGCCGCCAAGGAGGCCGATGGCAGCGAGCAGCCGGACCCCTCCACCATGACTCCCCAG gagcagcagcaataCTGGTACCAGCAGCACCTGCTTAGCCTGCAGCAAAGGGCAAAAGCCCATGCTCAGGGACAGCAGCAAATGAAAGGTCCAGTAGTGAAGGATGCATCTGAGCAGAGAGAGAAGTCTGAAGAAGGGGTAATGAGCGCTTCAGCTCAGCAGTCCGAACCTCCGGCGCTTAATGAATCCCTGCCTCCAGCTTCCAAAGACAACGAGTCGTCTCTTACATCCACTGAAACTCAG CTCAATATTGAACCTCCCGATGACCCTGAGGAAGATTTGAGGTTACAGCAATtgcaagcagcagcagctcaatGGCAGCAGCATCCCCATCACAGGGTTGGATTTCAATATCAGAGAATAATGCAGAAGCATGCCCAGCTGCAGCAAATAGTTCAGCAGTATCAACAGATCATGCAACAGCCTCCACACTTAGAG ACCATGTCAGTGGACATGCAGCTGCGACATTATGAAGCACAGCAAAAACAGTTCCAGCAGCTTCATAAAGATTGGGAGAGATCAATGAACCAACAGTGGCAGCATCAGCTTCAAACCTACCCTCACAAAGACCAGCTTCAAGAGTATGAGAAACAGTGGAAAGCATGGGATGAACAGATGAAGGTCACTCAGTCCCATCTGCAGGAGAAAGTGAGCTCACTCCAAAACCTGAAGAATCAGTATCCTGCAAATGTTTCGCTGCCACCTCCATTTGTTCCATATTCTCAGACCACTCAAGGTGGCATTCCTGTTATGCCTCCAACTTTACCTTCAACTACACCTCCGCTGGTCCCCCCGCCTCTCTCTTCTGTTTCGCAGTTATCCAATTCCTCTGTCCCTTCCGGTTCCAGTTCTCAAAGCAGTCAATCTACTGAGACGTCAAGGCCAGCTCTGCTTCCCACCCCTGGTACCTATGCATCAAAAATATCCAGTTCAACTGTCTATTCACCTTACCATTCTCAAGTAAGTTCATCCTTTGGCTCTTCAGACCATGGAAAGTCTCAAGTTCATCTTAGTAAACAAACTGTCTCTATTTCGTCTGAGCAAGGATGTGGGGATCTGAAAACCACTTCTTCAGTGTCTTCAACACATGCACCTGCCATGCAGGACAAACCAGTGAGGTCGGGTGGATTGCTTCCAGATCCTCCCAGATCAGCACGTTTTGAAAGCCCCAGAGGACCTAG ATTTGATGGACCTCGAGGAAGAGGATATGACAGATTTGAAGGCTCGAGGCAGAGAGGCCCTCGTTTTGACTCCCAGCGCTCAGAAGGATACAGGTCACGTTTTGACCGACAGAATACAGATGGACAGTCTTCAGGTAGATGGGGGACTATCCCACGAGGACCAGCAGGACAATTTTATACTTCAGCAAATGCATCACATGGGCATGGTTCCCGCCAGAGTGGTCCACGATGGAGGGGGCCCAGGCCCCATttgggacagcagcagcagcagtcacAGACAGACTCAGAGTCAGAAAACAAAGAACCTTTTACAGACGTAGCTGCTGATCAGCAGACTGTAAGCAGAACACAGTCTACTCCCGACACGCAGAGTACAGGTCCTATTGGGCCGAATGAGGACCTGACAAACACTCAACAGGAACCATCCAAACCTGAAGTCAAAGAAACGGTTTCAGACCCTCCTAAAAAGTGGACATGGAGTTCACATGATCCTAACCAGCAAGTAGAAGAGTCCAAAGCACCTACTCCACCTATTCAAAACCAGAAATCAACATCCCTTTCTAGTAACCCTGTAGCTTTGCAGTCAGATACTGCAAGAACAGCCGATGCAGTAACCCCTGTAACAGGAGATCAGGAGGTGGAGTCCCCAGATGGCCAGTTGATTGCTTCAGATAGCACCCAGGACCTACCTGAACCAGAAGGCAGAGGGAAAGGGCCATTTATGCATGAAGATAGAGGCAAGGGACCAGGAAACAGAGGAAGGGGACAAGGCAGACTGGATGATGGCCGTGGCAGAGGGCAGGGGGATGGCCGTGGCTGGGGAATGGGCCGTGGCAGGGGGATGAGAAGGATGGATGGTGGCCGAGGGATGGGAAGGATGGACGGTGGTTGGGGAATGGGCAGGATGGATGATGGCCACGGCCGGGGAATGGGCAGGATGGACGATGGCCGTGGCAGAGGATATGTATACAGAGGCAGAGGGCAGGCTAGACAGGCATCCATCCGTGGCAGAGGGATGTTCCGGAGAGCAGGCAGCCGGGAGAGGATGCCTGATAGGCGGTcaggcagcagggaaaggatGCCAGATGGACGGTCTGGCAGCCGAGAGCGGGGACTAGGTGGACGATCAGATAGCCACGAGAGGATGTTCTCTAGCCGAGACAGAGAGCTAGCTGGGCGGACAGGCAGCCGGGACAGGGGACAGGCAGGTACCCAAGAGAGAGGCCCAGTCAGGCGGGCGGGTAGCCGTGAGAGAGAGCCCATGCGACGGGCGGGTAGCCGGGAGAGGGGCCCAGTCAGGCGGGCAGGTAGCCGGGAGAGGGGCCCAGTCAGGCAGGCAGGTAGCCGCGAGAGAGGTCCCATGAGGAGATCAGGTAGTCGGGAGAGGGAAGTAGGAAGATCTGAAACATGCAATATAGATAAACCCATTAACCTAGGAGATCACCCTAATAAATTGCCTCCATACCACAGAGATGAGACATTCAGGGGTTCTTGGGGTCATGAAGATGATAGAATGCAGGAGGAATTTCCTTTAGATAGTCAAGATGACCATTCTTTGGAGCATGAACGATTGGATGACTGGGAAAGAGAACGGTACTGGAGAGATCACAACTTGGATTATCAGGATGATTCTGTAGATGCATATGACAGGGATGACAGGTTGCAATCCCACCAGTCATTACCTCCATTATCTCCTCTACCACCACTACCTCCTATATCATCTGATCATGACAGACGAGATTCGTGGTGGGATGACTGGAAAAGACCAAGAGAAAGAGAACTAGAGAGAGATCTAGACAGGACTGGAAGATCCTCAGATATTTATGATCAAGATAGAGATAGAGAATGGGATAGAGACTGGGACATGAGACCTATGGATGACAGAGAAATGGGGAGTCGTGACCTGGATATTCCCTCTCTGCCACCATTACCACCTCTTCCACCTCTGGACAGATACCATGAAGATAGATGGAGGGAGGACAGGAACAGAGATCATTATGACAGAGACCTCCGAGACAGGGGGGAGCTGAGGATTCGAGAGTATCCAGAGAGATATGACACATGGCGGGAGAAGCAAGACTACCTTCCTGAAAGGACTGACTGGGAAAGGGAACGGTTGTCAGATAGGTGGTATCCAGATGACGGAGACAGACTGCGGTCTTTGGATGATCGTCCAGGTTCATCCCTTCCTCCACCTTCACATTCCTCTGATATGCTGGGAACAGATTCAAACCTGGACTCTGACCAGTCTTTGCGAGGGGTGATGGTCCTTAGCCAAAGACAACATGAGATAATTCTGAAGGCTGCCCAGGAGCTCAAAATGCTTCG AGAGCAAAAAGAGCAGCTACAGAAGCTGAAAGAGTTTAAACCTGACATTTCCACACAGGACACTCCTAGATCACAGAACACAAGCACAAGACCGGGTGCCTTTCAG GAACGCTGGGATGAGGATTCTTTCCACGGACTCTGGGACACAAATGAGGATAAAGGAGCAAATATGGAGTACGAGTTGTGTAAACAGGAGTCAATGATGCCTCCACCCATCTCCTCACCTGTGAAAGTACCTGATATTCACACCTCTGTTCCGTCAGCCGTACCAATGTCCCTTCCTCCAGTTATTCCACCGGTTCCTAAAGCACCTGTAATTCAGCAAACTGTAGATTATGGCCACGGGCGAG ATATAACCACCAGTAAAGTGGAACAGATTCCATATGGGGAGAGGGTAACCCTGCGTCCAGAACCTCTACCGGAGAGGCAAACATTTCAAAAAG AGCACCCCAGTCGTTACAACAGAGAAAGAGATCGTGAGCCTTATTTTGAACGTCCAGGTAATTCTAACACAGATCATCGAGATTTCAAGAGAGAGCGAGAATTGCACAGAGACCGTGGTTCTGTGGACTATGAAAGAGAGAGATATGAGAAAGAGCGGCATCCCCGAGATGACAG GGTTCTACCTACTACACCTTCAAGGACTCCATCTTATCGTGACAAGAAAGACCATCTCTCCTCTAGGCGGGGTGGTTTTGAGAGACCGCCATATGAACGAAAGACGGATCGTCCAGCATATGATCATGGGTCTTCCATGTTTGGAG AAAATTCTTCTGTCCAAACACTGGAATTTGAAGGTGATCGTAGAAATTACCCTGAGGAAAGGATTCCTATTTCTGCTCCAACAATTCCCCGTCAACCACCACCTGCTCCACGAGtggaaaggaagccagaatctaaAAATGTAGATGATATTTTGAAGCCACCAGGACGGGATAGCAGGCCAGAGAGG ATTGTAATCATAATGAGAGGGTTGCCTGGCAGTGGAAAGACACATGTAGCAAAACTCATCAGG GATAAAGAAGTAGAGTGTGGAGGACCTGCGCCAAGGGTGCTCAGCCTAGATGACTATTTCATTACTGAagtggaaaaagaagagagagacccagatacagggaaaaaagtgaaaaagaag